A single window of Dermacentor albipictus isolate Rhodes 1998 colony chromosome 1, USDA_Dalb.pri_finalv2, whole genome shotgun sequence DNA harbors:
- the LOC135901278 gene encoding uncharacterized protein isoform X1, with the protein MPHHGRSELLPSALVALWLSSFACIVHAAKKDCMIDKEKGWFDPSNVYQCMNSDCCTEYGKHSCCAKKAKSEIIQEQLLLWGGLLGFLLLLAVIIYCKRKDVQIFEGRSLRCKFCPGQRDRIENIRSNVA; encoded by the exons ATGCCGCATCACGGCCGTTCTGAGTTGTTGCCGTCGGCTCTGGTCGCGCTGTGGCTCTCCTCATTTGCCTGCATTGTTCATGCTG ccAAGAAAGACTGCATGATAGACAAGGAGAAAGGATGGTTTGACCCCAGCAACGTGTACCAGTGCATGAATTCCGATTGCTGCACCGAGTACGGCAAGCACTCCTGCTGCGCCAAGAAGGCAAAGTCCGAAATCAT ACAAGAGCAGTTGCTACTCTGGGGCGGCTTACTGGGCTTCCTGCTCCTCCTCGCTGTCATCATCTACTGCAAGAGGAAGGACGTGCAGATCTTCGAGGGCCGCTCTCtacgctgcaagttctgcccCGGACAGAGGGACCGAATTGAGAACATTCGATCGAACGTGGCCTGA